From the genome of Branchiostoma lanceolatum isolate klBraLanc5 chromosome 11, klBraLanc5.hap2, whole genome shotgun sequence:
TATTACTAATAATTCTACATTGtagaaacacaaagaaaacatctaTGTACAGAAAagtctaaagcccccctctcactggacctgcggcacgctggcggcgtcactgcggccaatcgaattgacaaagcactcaacgactttcatcgacaaaaaatgaatcttttttggctttgtgtgttttgttgtctctttggtcatacttttacattttaaatgatattcccattgtaaagacaatggtagcacaaatccagtttaggacgcagcgacgccgccagcttgccacgggtccagtgagaggggggggggggggctttacatCGCATTGTCCTGTGGGAAACGTTCATTAACTATTTGGAATATGGATAGATCTTAAACTTTGTAAACAACGCAAGGAAAGAAAAcgcagtattcaaattttcgaaatCAAACCATGTCATCTATGAATATATAATATCAAATCCCTTGATCATGTCTTTAGCAACAACCTACTCACATTCGGTTACGGATGGTTTTTCCACCATCAGCTCCAAGACATCTTGGAATGATGTTATAGAAGGCGTGGTCGCTTTTTGGAGGCTGGAATAGCACAAGCTGCATGGACGAACTTTCATTGAAGTGGACGGACACATATTGACGAAACCATGTGAGATAGCAGAATATTTCAATGActatttcattgaaaaaatcGAAAAACTCACAAAAGATCAAGATCCCGATATAAGAAACTCAATTAAACCTATCGAAGATATCATGGCCCAAAAGAACTGTTCTTTCGCGTTCCATGTGGTAACAGTCGAGCAGGTGCATGGGTTATTGACAGCACTGCCTCAGGGGAATGCTACTGGCCATGACAACATAGATAATGCATTGTTGAGACTTTGCGCTGACCACATTGCTAGCCCACTATGTTATATTTTCAACTGTTCCATTAGGCAAGGTATCTTCCCTTCACAGTGGAAGATAGCAAAGGTGCTGCCACTAGTAAAGAATAAATCCGCCCCGCTAAATGGTCCAAACAGTCGCCCAATCAGCCTGTTACCGGCAATTAGTAAAGTCATGGAGAGGATATGCCAGAAACAAATTCAATCTTACCTGATTGCCAATGACATCATTTCGGAGAACCAACATGCGTATAAGAAATCACACTCCACAGCTAGTGCGCTCATACAAATGTCAGACAAGTGGCTGGGGGAGATAGATGATGGATATTTGGTTGGTGCTGTTATGCTAGATTTTAGCGCGGCATTCGATATCATAAACCATGACATCTGTTTAGCTAAGCTAAAAAGCTATGGCTTCGAACAATCGGCTATTAACTGGATACGTAGTTACCTTGGTAACAGGAAACAAGCAGTATTTGTTAATGGTAGTTTTTCATCTTATAGAGAGTCCAAGTGCGGTGTGCCCCAGGGTAGCTGCCTTGGTCCACTTCTATTTTCAATATTTGTAAATGACCTACCCACAGTTACAAAGAATAGCATGATAGTAATGTATGCAGATGACTCAACTCCGTCAGCATCAGCTCCTACTGTAGCGCAGCTGCAAAGCAAGCTGCAGTCGGACTTGGAGAGGATTTGGAAGTGGGTAGAAACAAATGAACTTGTACTTAACATTGGTAAGACAAAATCCATAATGATGGGTACAACACAAAAACTAAAACAGAGTCCCAAATTACATCTTAGCATTGACGGGACCAACATCACCCAAGTAGATCACGCCGAACTGTTAGGTTTCATTATTGACCCACACCTTGCATGGACCGCGCAAACCGACAAAACCAAGCTGAAAATGGCAGGCACCCTCGCTACaattagaagaaacaaaaactacTTCACACCAAACGCATTAAGAACAGTTATACAGACTCTTGTTTTGTCACATCTTGAATACTGTTCCGCACTTCTGTCCTCCGCACCACAAACACATATAGACAAACTACAGATAATACAAAACCGTGCAGCTCGCTTAGCCACAAACACTACTTTTGATGCCAGACTAGACAACCTTCACACCCAGTTAAACTGGCAAACAGTCAAAGAAAGACTTTTCACCAGCACCATCTGTTCATTCCATAAAATTGTAAATGAGAATCAAccgaaatgtattttcaaagaatTGCAAAGAATAGAatcaacgcacacacacaacacgaGACTGTCACAAAGAGGGGCGTTCACACTAGCCAAACCAAGGACTAAAGCTAAAACCAGAACATTTGTATACAGgagcataaaaacatacaacaccCTACCTTCTCACATCACAGCTGGAAACGCTCGCACATTCAAAGAACACATCAAGCAATTAAGTAAGGGAAAGAACAAGCACATGCGTCTTGACACATGGTGGTAATTTTTGTATATGATTAGTATATTGAagttattatattatgttatcattatgattacctttgtttatatttatgttcAGTTCACTCAATTATGTTGAACAATTTTTGGTATTAGTTCTGGGTTTCCTTATATACTattatctatacaatgattccgtttttatgttgacctctgacctctccgctcatttttaagttcatcataattgattttgtatgatttactatctaataattgttttcgttcttcctgtatttgatttaattgtattgttattgttattgttattgcattgataaaattgtatttaattaggaggactccaggaagattagtgtatgaattgttgtacactaatggagatcttaataaaacaaacaaacaaacaaacagacgatACATAATAACAATATTTCATGAGAGTgaaagagtgagagagagagcgagagagggaaggagagaggAAGATTTccgcatctctctctctctctctctctctctctctcttacgtatatgtataaatatatatatagagagagagagaaagagagaaagagagaaagagagaaagagagaaagagagaaagagagaaagaaagatagaCGGTATTTGACATATTTTGCGTAACTTCTAATTTGCAGTAAAAATATGTGTTTAAGAGACTATCCTACTTCATGCCCAGCTTTCTCCAGCGCCTCTTTGGTGATCTCCACCGCCCTCGTTATAGCCGGTGTCGCCAGTTGCAGTTCCCAGTCTAAAATGTAGCCGATCTTCAATGGCTTCTTCGACTCGTATATCTGATTTGCACATGAAACAAAGgttaaaattgaaaaaatagTTCTGAGATCTTGGGCCATATATTACGAGTGGACTAACAACCTACTGTAGCATTTGCACATctgtgtggccaaagggctatagaaacggaaaTAGGAAATAGTCCCCTTTCCGGATACAAATCACGTAGATTCTCGCCCATGCGAGATCTCGCGAGCGAGCGCGaaaacgaggcagtccctgactcCCATACACAAGCTTCATACACATGTTGAAAGCCACATTAAAGTGGCTAAGTAGATACCCTTACAGATGCTACAATTGCTTGGATACATAGTAAAAAGTACAAGTAAGATGAACACACGTATATGTGTCTTCGTTTTCTTACCTCGTGTCTGAATGGTATCGGCGGTACCAGAGGGTCCAGTTGGAACATGTCCGGTACCAGTAGAGCCTTCATCACCAGCACCAGGCTGTCCACGTCCCGGGCCATCGGGCCACACGTCCCGATAACTGCAGGGCACAGAGACGGTTACTGGGAGGACTACAAACAACGTCTCGGGCCAACGGGCCACACGTCCCGATCACTGCAGGGCACAGAGACGGTTACAGGGAGGACTACAAACTACGTCTCGGGCCAACGGGCCACACGTCCCGATCACTGCAGGGTACAGAAACGGTTACCGAGAGGACTACAAACCACGTCTAGGGCCATCGGGCCACACGTCCCGATCATTGCAGGGCACAACAACGGTTACCGGGAGGACTACAAACCACGTCTCGGGCCATCGGGCCACACGTCCCGATCACTGCAGGGCACAGACACGGTTACCGGGAGGACTACAAACTACGTCTCGGGCCAACGAAACACACGTCCCGATCACTGCAGGGCACATTTACTGTTACCGGGAGGACTACAAACGAATACAAACCACGTCTCGGGCCAGCGGGCCACACGTCCCGATCACTGCAGGGTACAGTAATGGTTACCGGAAGGAGTACAAACCACGTTTCGGGCCAATGGGCCCCATCTGGTCACACGTCGAAACGAGAGGACTACAAACCTCTGACGTTATATGGCCTGAAGTCTTCATTAACCCAATAGCAACATTTAAACCGTACAGCAGAAAGTACGGTGGCCAACACAGACAGCTTTCGTCGCCAGCGCAAAACAAAAGTCGCCTTGGAAATCATCTCGTCAGAGATGAAAGTCGTCTTTCGGGGCCACCGTACAGTTTAAACGTGTGGACTTATGTAAGTATACATTTTGCAGCTGATACCGCGATAGTGCATCAAAGCTACGCCAATAAATCTACTTCACCGACTAGTAAATTCGACGTATTAGTTCTTTCTGTCACATAATGTGCATTTTCACCGCATTTAGTATTTTTGTTATGACCTAAAACTGAGGATTTCAACTCACCCCCTTGCTGACCCGGAGAACAGTTAAGATATCCCTGTTTGCTGAAACGGACAAAAACCTATTAGCCGAGGTTCATTCAAAATACTTTGTCACCGATGATTTGCTCGAATATGAGGCAATATCTTACAAAGCTTAGCTATTTCACATTGTACCAATTGCAATATATCATTCTTTCTTACTTCAATTTCAAAACATAGATAATGACTTAAAGGTAATTTCAAGTCTAAGGCTTATTTGAGATACATTGAAACTCGTGGAGGTAAAAAACACGAAATACCAACGTATGGAAACTGCAGCTGTAACAATAACATCTATATAgaactatatgtacatgtacatcacaataTTAGTGACTGCAATATAAAGATagcaccctcctgaaagcagagcccctgtccctcgattcgttagctcgctcgcgtaggggccctgctctttcgccccggtagacacggttctggcagggcccctacgcgagcgagttaacgaatcgagcgataggagctctgctttcaggagggttcAAGATAGTGGTAACACGAGAAAACCTTTAGAAATGCATAGATACAAAGCTAAAGATATCTCAAATTCGTACACGTGTCGACTTACCACAACCAACTAATGGTAAGTTTAAAACCGAAGAGTCATACAAGCTTTGACTTACCTCAGCCTATTAGCGGTAGGTTTGAAGCCGCAGATTCCGCAGAAGTGCGCGGGAATGCGGATACTTCCGGCTATGTCGTTTCCGATGCCGAGGATAGACCCTCCTCCACCAATCagcgccccctccccacttgaCGACCCACCAGGACTTCGTGTGTGGTCATGTGGGTTCAACGTCGTACCGAACAATGGGTTGCTGCAGCTGATACTattgaaaaatgtcaaagatCACATGCCTCCGTCAAATATTTaaagtttttgtaaatttcttgacaaaatacaacacaaccATGTCCATATCActcattatcacataggtagatggcgtcaaccaatcagaagcctccattgcccacaataagtggtctgttatcacgccataacacaccacttattgacgtcatgtcagaacacaaccgttccattttgtagagggggtatctttttgatgaatctttttcttaaccttgtttaaaaaatctttataacagttgcattttgtagagggggtatctatttgatgaatctttttcttaaccttgtttaaaaaatctttagtcttagaattcctaaaaatttccttagaatacatgaaacagggaaaacaaatttaaaattcccaaaaatgttccgcgtgttccatttgctgtcggccaaagaaaccacgttctatctaaggttccgcgcgttccatttcctgctggccaaagaacctgtgttctattcaggttacctaaggtcatgttgcagggagattcttcaatataacattttctgactgacctgaaaccgaccctcctatcctgtgtggttgaaataaataaatcaggcaacagttgtacatattcttcatcatcttctgttaaaaaaggacaaatgtgaattctgaaatgcattcttactAGTAAgagatctatgcgtcaaacagaaattgtctactcttatatgcgtcagtttggataagctatatgataataacgttaatgacccgcctcttcctcggtgtatatggtgtcataacgcctggtcatgtgctataaccacctcataaaaccacctcgttcgcttcgctcactcggtggttttattcggtggttatagcacatggccaggcgttatgacaccatatacaccttggggcgggtcattaacccttaattacaTGCTCCATGGGTTCATGACttcatgacaaacaaacaaacatacagacaaacacaacAGACCGGTGCGTTCATGAACCAGAACAATGTACGGGTTTCTAGAAGCAAAATCTTAAGAAAATCtgttgaaatgaaacattgCTCTACCGATGACTTGGTTTAATCAAActtattttcaatcaaaataatAAACACGACATAGAAATCTGTAGTgtcatcctcccagcagacccaatatgttcgttacctcccatagcggccctgcccggCTTCCGCACTCCTGAACACGCTTCGAATTCTGGcaacgtcaccaccaaacagctttccgCCAATCAGACtgagagggtttgctaaagctcatctcgagcaaagccgcaaaggacgatggtaagctatcagccaatcagcttacgtcttatatcgctacttaattattcatgagcaactaacgactgtttgtgccaaataaggctagctcattaattatttatgggcaactgtcagtgacgcccccagaagccaaaatctctgttcaaaagatcagggctgaacatttcccgagcgggtatcagcgctgataaaggagggtgcaTCGACCATGATGTATAAAATAGCTAAATGCATTGTGGTCGTACCATAATTGAAAAAAGTGTTGCGTTGGTATAACGACTATTTGATAGCTTAGATTTgtaataaatttaaaaaaaaacacctgtaaACCTACTCCATCATCGCCTGTGGCACGTTGGTTTTTACAAACGGCACCGCCCCTTGTTTCATTAGCACCCGGACGATAACGGAATCTTCCTCGGCGTAGTTTTCCAGGTACTTAACCAGACCTAGAGTATTTGCCATTCCCTGTGGAAAAATGTAATCAAGTCGAACCGGTATGGACTTGGGTGAGAACATAATTTCTAACTGGCTAGATAATCACGTGCAGCAACAATACATTTAGATTGGTGTTAAAGCATTAGATTAGAAGCTCCTTCAtacttccgagtacgcatgcgcagcgacaggaattgtgggtaatatgtctaGTTTCGACCATTGTATAGATTTGCACAAAAATGTCCAGACACGTTTTGTTTATTTCCTAGGgggcttcacctttgacatcttACCCACAATGCTTATTTCAAAGAGACGCAATATTCTATTTCTTTTTGTATGGTATTTTTCCCACCgacacacaaaatgtaatgcATTTGTTTTCAAAGAGATGTAAAAAAAGCATAGGTAACACGATAccttgatgttgatgttgtctTTGATTGACACAGGTACACCATACAGTAGTCCCGACCTTTGACCCGCGCGGTCCAACTCCTCAGCCCTAACCTGGAGGTAAATTTGGAAATTTTACCAAGGTTTTCGCATCTTACTGATCAATGAAAAAATGTCCTACTCTCATCTTACACATTTAGTTTTAAAACTCATAATTCATTGCATGTAGAGACGTCAAATACTCCAAtagcagaaaaaaacaatagCTGGTACACCAATATTTACTCATTTACGTATCTTTTAAGTCTTTTCTATGATACATACACCTATTCTAGTGAATACATACAAGAGCGTCCGGGATGGGTTCTGTAACGCAGTTAATATCGTCATGGACTGCAAAGGCCTGAAAAAAGGAATTAATAATTATCTGTGAATAATCAGGGAGACAATAACGTTGTGATCCTTTAAGACGTTTTGCTGAGTCATAGATAAAATCCCGGTATAAAAACGTGCTCTAAATTATCAAAATTTCTAGGGAAATACGGTATATACTTAACTTAGGAAGCTCTTTGTCTTTCATGCATTCACTCATGCATTTTTAGGCAGTGATTTTTAGGCAGTGATTTTTTTAATAAAGTGTGTACAGTTAATTTTACAGCAAatttgatacatcaaataaataaAACGAAGGGAGGGAGCAAAGCAAGGACTCCAACAGGATGGTCAGTATCTGTCCGCTTCAGTGATGCAGAGAGTGAGTGAAAATGCTCTACAAGCCTGTTACGGTTTCAACTACGCATGCACAGCGAGGTGCATGGTGGGTattatgtcaaaggtgaaggcccgtAAACTTGCAAACAGTTTCTGTCCAGACCGTGATTTAATACATTAGTCCAAGCATGTTTTCTCTTGTCTCAGAGGCCTTCTACTGACATCTTACCAACATTACATCTCGCTGCATGTATGCACAATTTATTTCGTAAACAGAATTATTCTAGTCActtcttaagcccctgtcacacttgtgcgtatacccgttgcgtgtgagttgcgcattgacataTTCTCCATACGACGCGTGCGCACATTACGCATCTCACATGCTCTTTCGATTTGTGCAAGTTTTATGTACGCCGGCATAGGCACAATACGGCCCAGTAGGCATGATAGTTTAGGGTATTAACGAAATTACGCTGATAAGCAAGTCATACGTTATTTTTCGAATATTTTCATGTATATGTGAGGCACATCTAACACATGAGTAATGAAATGAgagtcacacattcgtcaaaataatcgaaaaattccacaactgttgtgcgtacggctgcgcattgaattttgtccatacgcaactcacacgcaacgggtaTACGCCCAAGTGTGACAGGGCACTTACCTTCTCCTGGTATGCCTGTAGCACCTGGACAGCTGACAGCTGACCATCTTTCAGCTGCTGGCTGAGTTGAGGCAAAGTCAGGGAGATGATCTCCTTTCTTTTGGTCTCTACTTCCTAAGATGCATTTGTTAAATATTAATCACCGTGAAAgttgtcacatacatgtagaataagtGTAATTCGGGACAACTATAGTGGTATGTATCTGTCTCAGTAATTCTAGggtcaaattttcaaaccagGGCCCAGTGTATCAGGAAATGTACACACATTACACCAATAACTATATATTTTTTTACGCTTGCATGTTTTAATTTATTGCCTTGATACCTGACTTTTCACTCCCGCAAACTGGACCCGGTTGAAAAATTAACCCTATAATAGCCCAGTGGTTAATCATGGTGAAAGaagcaaataaaacaacaaacattaacAAGGTGACAAGAAGATAGTGTGTTTTTCAAGACATTCAATGAAAAACTCGCTGTTCTTTGTGACagcgagttccattctacaatAGTAGCTCTagggaaaaaataattttctgAACACATCAATCCAGGGGTAACGTAATATGACCAATTATCGCGcaggaccagtttacgtccagtttgggtcatgtccacatgtcgcggtgtattatgccaaagcctgtccTCATGaccaataaagaacgtcataagtatgatccttagccatctctcccatttatacaaaacaatgaaaaaggttggCGTCCAGCGACATACATCCTTCTTAGTAATTCTATACATCAGTCATAGTCCGGgaattttcttctgtcttcaagtgacctCTACGGTATCTTTTGATCTCTTTTGCTGAGCATGGCACCATCTTTGACGTCAAATTGTCTTAGACAAGGGAATAAACAACACAGTAACAATCTTTAAACTGTCGTCGTCCACTAAAACCTATGTTTGCTGGTATATATTATAGAAATATTATATCTTACCTTATCATCAGTAAGTAAGGACCTCAGCACGTCTTGAAGAGTCTTCTGTCTTTCTTCATTCTTTCTACGGACTTTTCGTTTAAACTGTTGCCTTGTGTAGACCTTATGCCCTACATAGAGGGTCAGGACGCCAACCAACGTGGTACCGACAACGACCGGTAAACGAGAGTCTTCCAGAACGTCAAAGCAAAAGTTTACTATGAAATCCGACATGATTCTGAGGCGTAGTAAGGCACTCAGAGGGAGAGAAACGCTACTGAATAGAGGTAACGTTGCAGGTagtaaggtcaaaggttggTGAACGGTCACTAGTAGTAAGGGGCGTTTCAGTGTCCGCTTGGTGAAATAGCGCTCCTAGCGGAACTCCTGTAAACCGCAATGGACAGCAAAAGTTGTATCGCACGGGCTAAGAaggcttgggggggggggggggggtagggggGCTGGGGGAATGGTCTAATTCTCAATTTTTAACGTGGGCTAAGGTTTTCTAATGTAGGGGGAGAGAATTTCGCATGACAATACTCCTTTAGACACtgtttgcaacaacaaaaaaacataaattcGTCAACtgatagttttgaaaaaaacacgTTCAACTTTTCTGTTGCTAATATACTTGTGAAAACAACGTCACAATATCGTTTGACATTTGAACAGGCTAGTATTCGATAGCTTTACATACTGTAGTACatatatagtattttgtcatcgCAAGATCTTTTGATAACACAAACTGCAGTAAAATACGTaagcaaatactagtagtacgttAACCTTACTACACTCGTgtatgtgtcgtacaaaatcaAGTGTTTTCGACATTTGCATACC
Proteins encoded in this window:
- the LOC136444279 gene encoding fatty-acid amide hydrolase 1-like; this translates as MSDFIVNFCFDVLEDSRLPVVVGTTLVGVLTLYVGHKVYTRQQFKRKVRRKNEERQKTLQDVLRSLLTDDKEVETKRKEIISLTLPQLSQQLKDGQLSAVQVLQAYQEKAFAVHDDINCVTEPIPDALVRAEELDRAGQRSGLLYGVPVSIKDNINIKGMANTLGLVKYLENYAEEDSVIVRVLMKQGAVPFVKTNVPQAMMDLTFFNSISCSNPLFGTTLNPHDHTRSPGGSSSGEGALIGGGGSILGIGNDIAGSIRIPAHFCGICGFKPTANRLSKQGYLNCSPGQQGVIGTCGPMARDVDSLVLVMKALLVPDMFQLDPLVPPIPFRHEIYESKKPLKIGYILDWELQLATPAITRAVEITKEALEKAGHETIQDYVREFLDAWEEADIDVLLCPATPIPAFKVEGVSALSETTLYTFIFNLLNFPAGVVPVTKVTEEDDRLLDDYIGSNNDIFDRYVRQATKGAVGMPVAVQCVALPWQEEACLRLMKEVETVFKL